The proteins below are encoded in one region of Corallococcus silvisoli:
- a CDS encoding endonuclease/exonuclease/phosphatase family protein → MCELGGTESTFRTPFFQDVVASGTTAGLTLSRTFNTSAAVCPTTAAYRRTAVRYEMAATMYAADGRVVSTWPAKAEYLRLLKFMSWNIHHGVGTDSVLNLQRISNTLLASGAHFAGFQDVDRHWSGRSDCQDQPELLRQQTGMSVLYSPSLDEGANLFQCGLGSHRQYGNALLSRFPITSNSIGFLYHPDGFERRSVQAAVVTIGGTPLTLFSSHLQHGSTENDKLVRYFQALELEDFIGNFGGQPKFLMADLNAEESTWELQPIRDALQDSWFAAGNASRSRIDYVFSSPLPVSRAFFVDTLASDHHAYVSWISLEPTSVP, encoded by the coding sequence GTGTGCGAACTGGGAGGAACGGAGTCCACCTTCCGCACGCCCTTCTTCCAGGACGTGGTCGCGAGCGGGACCACCGCCGGACTGACGCTCTCCCGGACCTTCAATACGTCCGCCGCGGTGTGTCCCACCACCGCGGCATACCGCCGCACCGCGGTCCGCTATGAGATGGCCGCCACGATGTACGCAGCGGATGGACGGGTTGTGTCCACGTGGCCCGCCAAGGCGGAATACCTGCGGCTCCTCAAGTTCATGAGCTGGAACATCCATCACGGCGTGGGCACGGACTCCGTGCTGAACCTGCAGCGAATCTCCAACACCCTGCTGGCATCCGGCGCCCACTTCGCGGGCTTCCAGGACGTGGATCGCCACTGGTCAGGGCGCAGTGACTGCCAGGACCAGCCCGAACTGCTGAGGCAGCAGACGGGGATGAGTGTGCTCTACAGCCCCAGCCTCGACGAGGGCGCCAATCTCTTCCAGTGTGGCCTGGGAAGCCACCGGCAGTATGGCAATGCGTTGCTCAGCCGGTTCCCCATCACCTCGAACTCCATCGGGTTCCTGTACCATCCGGATGGGTTCGAGCGGCGCAGCGTCCAGGCGGCGGTGGTCACCATCGGCGGGACGCCGCTGACCCTCTTCTCGTCCCACCTCCAGCACGGCTCGACTGAGAACGACAAGCTCGTCCGCTACTTCCAGGCGCTGGAGCTGGAGGACTTCATCGGCAACTTTGGCGGCCAGCCCAAGTTCCTGATGGCGGACCTCAATGCCGAAGAGAGCACCTGGGAACTTCAGCCGATTCGCGATGCCCTCCAGGACTCCTGGTTCGCGGCGGGCAATGCCTCGCGGAGTCGAATCGACTATGTCTTTTCGTCGCCCCTCCCCGTGAGCCGGGCCTTCTTCGTGGACACCCTCGCGTCCGACCACCACGCCTACGTGAGCTGGATCAGCCTGGAGCCCACGAGCGTGCCCTGA
- a CDS encoding glycosyltransferase family 2 protein, which produces MRLSGFVIHGNNRDTLPRCLEGLLSVCDEVVALDSMSTDGSTEIATRMGARSVSFPWAGYGAARAAAISALGPSDYVFFLDSDEHLEPESIQAIRDWKATEPRDPVYRLPRHDWAEVEGRRFLYRTEWRARLIRRDVAVWRPEMIVHEALPRMRALRIQAPIEHQFATSVSWRSAKEERYAMLWAVMAFAEGRRLKPALIQRPVHVLRDGLLHGALWRGGFAALKLAWVVAGYHAAKYRYLRELRQGRHPELIQAFREQRYGELFQKIRTGELTG; this is translated from the coding sequence GTGAGGCTCTCCGGCTTCGTGATTCACGGCAACAACCGGGACACCCTTCCACGGTGCCTGGAGGGGCTGCTGTCCGTCTGCGACGAGGTCGTCGCGCTGGACTCGATGTCCACGGACGGCTCCACCGAAATCGCGACGCGGATGGGAGCCCGCTCGGTGTCGTTCCCCTGGGCGGGCTACGGCGCCGCGAGGGCCGCCGCGATCTCCGCGCTGGGCCCGTCCGACTACGTCTTCTTTCTCGACTCGGACGAACACCTGGAGCCCGAGTCCATCCAGGCCATCCGGGACTGGAAGGCAACGGAGCCTCGGGACCCCGTCTACCGCCTGCCCCGGCATGACTGGGCGGAGGTGGAGGGCCGCCGCTTCCTCTACCGGACCGAGTGGCGCGCGCGCCTCATCCGCCGGGATGTCGCGGTCTGGCGCCCCGAGATGATCGTCCACGAGGCCCTGCCTCGCATGCGCGCGCTGCGCATCCAGGCCCCCATCGAGCACCAGTTCGCGACCTCCGTCTCCTGGCGCTCCGCCAAGGAGGAGCGCTACGCGATGCTGTGGGCCGTCATGGCCTTCGCCGAGGGCCGGCGACTCAAGCCCGCGCTGATTCAACGCCCCGTGCACGTGCTGCGCGATGGGCTCCTGCACGGCGCGCTCTGGCGCGGAGGGTTCGCGGCCTTGAAGCTCGCATGGGTGGTGGCGGGCTATCACGCGGCCAAGTACCGCTACCTGCGTGAGCTGCGGCAGGGCCGCCACCCCGAGCTGATCCAGGCCTTCC